In the genome of Shewanella glacialimarina, one region contains:
- a CDS encoding DUF3820 family protein, translated as MNEQQLLEAINQTMPFGKYAGRKLLELPEPYLVWFHAKGFPEGKLGQQLALMYEVKLNGLEGMLQPLLNKSSQRFD; from the coding sequence ATGAATGAGCAGCAGCTATTGGAAGCGATTAACCAGACGATGCCTTTTGGTAAATATGCCGGGCGAAAGTTATTAGAATTACCCGAACCCTATTTAGTCTGGTTTCACGCCAAAGGATTTCCTGAAGGCAAGTTAGGTCAGCAGCTAGCATTAATGTACGAGGTGAAGTTGAATGGGCTTGAAGGCATGCTACAACCACTTTTAAATAAAAGCTCACAACGATTTGATTAA
- a CDS encoding AAA family ATPase: protein MIILVGGEKGGSGKSCLAQNIAVFLTKETKASVIMVDCDPQRTTSDWIQARNNNPQLPPINCVQLYGKIRNDLLSLEQHYDYVLVDCGGQDNLALRATMSVASHVLMPLRPKRRDLKTVSHMDDIVSTCMMINPKMRAAFVITQCPNLPNQAGRILEAKDVCRTYDIDVLEAINYCRNIYDDSEESGLSVIEIEPNGKAAEEMRAIACELLQAENAKQIMEQRLSPRNVTSLRGNYGTGRSQEKRLVM from the coding sequence ATGATTATTCTAGTTGGTGGCGAAAAAGGCGGTAGTGGTAAAAGCTGTCTAGCCCAAAATATCGCTGTATTTCTTACCAAAGAAACAAAAGCCAGTGTCATTATGGTCGATTGCGACCCACAGCGAACAACATCAGATTGGATCCAAGCGCGTAACAATAATCCACAACTACCGCCGATTAACTGTGTGCAACTTTATGGAAAAATCCGTAATGATTTATTAAGTCTAGAGCAGCATTATGACTATGTTCTGGTTGATTGCGGCGGTCAAGACAACCTTGCCCTTAGAGCAACAATGTCAGTGGCATCACATGTACTGATGCCACTTAGGCCAAAACGACGTGATCTTAAAACCGTCAGCCACATGGATGATATTGTGTCTACTTGTATGATGATAAATCCTAAAATGCGCGCCGCCTTTGTGATCACTCAATGCCCTAATTTACCTAATCAAGCTGGGCGAATTTTAGAAGCAAAAGATGTCTGTCGTACCTATGATATTGACGTATTAGAGGCAATTAATTACTGCCGTAACATTTATGATGACAGCGAAGAATCGGGTTTATCGGTTATTGAAATAGAACCTAATGGTAAAGCGGCTGAAGAAATGCGCGCAATAGCATGTGAGTTACTGCAAGCTGAAAATGCTAAGCAAATAATGGAACAGCGGTTATCACCACGAAATGTCACTTCACTGAGGGGGAATTATGGCACTGGCCGATCTCAAGAAAAACGCCTCGTCATGTAA
- a CDS encoding CopG family transcriptional regulator: protein MSVEEFIDTASLYALGQTHEFARPSNVVDFLQCRDNKRAIASINVKAESVTQVSKQPFRRATFTLSEQAINQLAQFSQASQLAKSKLIRHLIAEHNLLSDEDKQQLYQKFELETQLKSIPT from the coding sequence ATGTCTGTTGAAGAGTTTATCGACACTGCCAGCTTATATGCACTAGGGCAAACCCATGAGTTTGCTCGGCCCAGCAACGTTGTCGACTTTTTACAATGTCGTGATAACAAACGCGCAATAGCGTCTATTAATGTAAAAGCGGAATCAGTAACCCAGGTCAGTAAACAGCCTTTTAGACGTGCCACATTTACCTTAAGTGAACAGGCAATTAATCAATTGGCGCAGTTTAGCCAGGCGAGTCAATTAGCTAAATCAAAATTAATCAGGCATTTGATCGCAGAACACAACCTGTTATCTGATGAAGATAAACAACAGCTTTATCAAAAGTTTGAATTAGAAACTCAACTTAAATCTATTCCTACATAG